A segment of the Streptococcus chenjunshii genome:
GCGGGTGATTTTATCACTCGCTTTTTTTCGTCCTTAAAGCACTGTATCCCCCAGGTCAGGTTTTTTCTCTTCCGACCCTTGGATAATTGCCGACTTTTTGGGTACAACCGTAAAAGTTAGGTTTTTCAACAGTTCTTGTTCTTCTTCTGTCAGTTTCTTTTTCCTCATGCTGGTTCCTTTCTAATTTTGATATAATCATCTCGAAAGGAGGTGATTATATGGACAGTAAAACAATACAAACAATCCTCAACAAGCATAATGTTGATAACTCTGAAAATCTAGCTAATGCACTTGCCGAAGTGCTGAAACGCTTTTCATCAGATACTCGAGCTGCTGAGGATCTTTCAAAGTCTATCGCTGCATACGATAGAACACAACGTCGATTACGTGGAGAAATCGACTAGTAACAGTGCCTCTAGTTTTCTAGGGGCTTTTATTCAATCAATCCTTGAACATCTTCATCTGTTAATTCAACACCTTTAGTCATGCGTTCCTTCTTTCTGGTTAACGCATCACGAAACGCAAAATTTAGATATTCCCAATCTTCGTCAGTGAATTGCTTTCTTAATTCCCAAAATTCTTTGCTTCCTTTTATGCTCATGTTAATTCCTTTCTGTTTTTTAAATCAATTTAACAACTAATTTCAAATAAACATCCGAATAGCTCTCATTAGCTGTGCTTTTTGTTTTGATTGCTTGTACGCCTTTTAATTTCTTACCATTCAAATAAATTCCGTCCTCACGAATTTTAATTTCTTCCATCCCGCTCCTTTCAAGCCCCTTCTTTTATTTTTACGAAATTTTCGTATTTTTTTCCTAAAAAAATATCATCAAATTTGATGTGAAATTTATTCATATATTTTCTCAAAAGTTTCAGACCAATGTCAGAGCTATCTTTTTCAAGTTTAGCAATCGTCTGGTCCGATACATCAAACTCTGCCGCTAGCTCTTTTTGAGTTAATCCGGCAGCAACTCGCATTGACTCAAGTGTCCACTGCACACTCCCACCCCCTTTCTAAATTCAAAACAATACAACTTTAAAACTATCTGAATTCATCTAGACTGACATCTAATGCATCAGCAATCTTTACCATGTTATCAAAATAGACACGCTTAGAACGCCCTGCCTTCAAATCAATCAACACATTCTGATTAATTCCTGCCTTTTTGCTGACTGCATACATTGTAGTCTTTTTTTCTTGCAATATTTTATTAATTTTCTCCCACATTTCACACTCCTTATTTTTTCGAAAAACACTATATATTGTGTTTGTTTGTTTTGTAGGCACAACATATTGACAAAATAATATAATTAAATTACTATATTATTATGAATTATAAACTAGAAATAAAATAAAAACGAATGGAGAGAACTCTCGTGTCACCTATTAATCTAAAAGGCGATTTAACCCCTCTTATTGAATCTTCTAATAAGATCTTAAAGCCTATCAGTGAGGGATTAGCAGGCATATTCGCTTTTGTTTTTCAGAAACCAAGACAATATAATATCACTTCTGAAATTGAATTAGAAGAACTCGCAAAATCTACTAGAAATAAGTATAATGAAATTCCTTATGCTAACCAAACCCTAGCAAATATGAGGCAAATTGGTAAAATTCTAGATGACTCTATCTATCAATTAGACAAAGAGCAATTTAGAGAATATTATGCTGGGTTAATTGCTTCTTCTTGCGATAATCGAAAATGCGTTAAGCCTTTCTACTCCTCTCTCATCAGAGAAATGTCTACTGAAGAAGCCGATTTATTTGAATATTTTTCAAAGTACACCTTTTTATTCGAGATACAAATAACTAGCAGCAATCACTTATTTTCTAACCCTGATTTATATAGGTGGTACTGGCCAAAACGCTACTTCAAAGCCAAAATCAAAGAAAATTTCACAGTTTTTAGAAACTACGATAGACAATCCTTAGAAGAAAACTCTACACCTCTCGAAGATATCTATAAATATGATGAAGCATATTCTGAAAGTTTAGGAATTGAAAGTGCTATTTTGTTCTTATTATCCAAAAAATTAATACAAGAAAATCCAGCATACACTTGTCACCAATTTATTCCTAGTATTAAAAAATTTGTCTTTGATACTGACGAACAAGCTCAGCAACTAGTCAGAGAGAACAAATTCTCTACCCCTAAGGTAAAATTTAATGTCAAACACAAAGTCTACACACTTACTCCAACAGGTGAAGAACTGAAAGATGCTCTCAGCCTTTAATATTCTTAATCGCGGATTCATATTCCTTCTGAGCTCTCCTATAACTATCAATTGAAATATGTAGCCAAGAAGCCGTTAACGTTTCAATTATATATTTCATTGTTAATAACGAAGATAAAATCGATACCATAAAAGAAACAAGAATAACGATAATAATATGCATTTTCTCTCTTTCCACTTAAAATACTAAGCTCCACAACCAAACCAACAGGCCTGCTGTTCCGAGCACTACTAACAAACTGGGTAATAGCCCACCTTTTAAACTAAAACTTACTTCTTTAGATCCGTCAGCTGCCTTATGACTATAGTTGATGTTACCAAATAGCAACTTTTTTAATTTCATAATCGCTCCTTTCTTATGGTTTTGCAGGAAGTCAGCAAATATGCTATACTTAAATATATCCCCCTTAAGGGGAGGGGGCTGCTAACCCCCTACTCAATCAAGTTACCGCTTGATTAAGTATTTGATTTTAAGCTTAAACCAGAGAATCTTTATTTCAAGTTCGAGCTCTCTGTGTTTAGGCTTTTTTGTTTTAGCCATCTGCTGACCTCCTTTTCATTGATTTGTAAGGTCTAGCTCAACCTTACGTAAATAATTATAATACGATTTTTTCGTATTGTCAATAGATTTTCTAAAAAAATATGTTTTTTTCGTATTTTTTTATTGTTAAACTATAAAAATTGTCATATAATGAATATAGTTATAGTTAATGACGGAGGTGAGGTTTTTGGAAAAAGAAGATAGAATGAAAATAATAGCAGATAACATTACTTATTATCGAAAATTAAAAGGAATGACACAAAAAGAACTAGCAGAAAAAATAGGTATTACCCCTAGTACGATGTCTGATTATATGAATTTAAGAAGTGCTCCTTCTTTTGGTATAATCCAAAAGATGGCTGATTTTTTCGGAGTACAGAAATCTGATATTGATACCACTTTTAAAGAAAAAGTTGATAAAAATTCCGATATCCAATCCATATACAATGAGCTTCACCCACCGCGCCAAGAGAAAGTGCTCAATTACGCTAATAAAGAGCTTAAAGAACAGAAAGCTGAAAGTGTAATTGAAGAACCTGTAGAACTATACGAAGTTTTAACCACCACTAAGCTAGCGGCTGGCCTAGGATACGCGTTTAACGACTACGACACGGAAATTGTGTACGTAGATAACAAACCACCTAAGCACGATCTAGCCTCTTTTGTTTACGGAGACAGCATGGAGCCTAAATACCACAGCGGAGATATTGTTTATTTAATCGATAAAGGATTTTCAAGTTATTACGGAGAAATCTGCGCCGTTGCTGTAGGGGATAAAACTTACCTTAAGAAAGTATATACGGAAAAAGGACAGCTAAGATTAGTGTCCATCAATCCGAAATATAAAGATATCATTATTGATTTTCCGCCCGCTGAAGACACGCACATACGCATTTTTAGTGTAGTTGGAACGGACTCTACTGTGGAGATTTAAAGGGAAAGGGTGAATGTAATTGGCGAGACAAAATAAAATGTCACACCGAGAACTAATCAATCATCTTGAAAATAAAGGCGTGACATTTCAGCAGTGCACAAAAGGCCAGGCTATTAATTTCATTGACAGAAATAATTACTACTACAAAATTTCTGCATTTAGAAAAAATTTTACAAAAAGAGGCGATAAATATCAAAATCTTGATTTTGAATATTTAAAAGATTTAGCTTCTCTTGATTTTAGAATTAGAAACATCTTACTCAATATATCAATAAACACCGAGCATTTTATCAAAACTGAGTTGACAAGACAAATTGATAATAATCCTAAAGAAGATGGCTATGATATCGTTAAAAAATTTAAAGATTTTGAAGGTGAGAAGTATTATAAAATAACTTGGCGCAAATTTAAAAAATCTAGATATCAAAATGATATGTATATAAAACGTCGTGATAATGTTCCGTACTGGGTACTTTTGGAGCATATGGATTATGGGTGCTTAATGCAATTCTTAAAAATGTATTATGAAAAATACAAACCGAAATCTCTCAAAAAAGCTTATGAATTAGGTGATAATGCTCGTTTTATCCGTAATGCTTGCGCCCATAATAGTGTCTTTTTGCTCAATATTTTTAAAGACGACAATAAACTAGAAAATGTGAGCGCCTCTGTTACTACACTTGCTTCACAGGCCAATTTACTAAAATACAAAAACTTTAAAAAGGTCAATGATTTATTATCTCTTTTTGCTTTGGCAAAAGTATATTGCTCTCCTGATGTATACAAATATCAAAAGGAGGATATAAAGAATTTTCTAATCCGTTGTCAACGACATAAAGAAGATTATAAGAAAAATATAGAACTCACAAAAATGTTTGTTATTTTTCAAAAAATCGTTGCTATTTTATAGTTAAGTATGTTAGAATGAATGTACGTGTAAGACTGATTAAGTTCAGCGCCCTATACTTCATGCGTGCGTGAAGAAGGGAATTCCACATTCACTGAGTTGGCTGATTAAACATCAGTCAACTTTTTTATGTCGTCAACAATAAAAAGCCCCACACTCTCCGCCGGCAAGCTTGAGTGTAGGACTTCATTCCGTATAGTAATAAAACCTGCTTTGCAGTAGGCCTTTTTACTATACCCATTTTAACAAGAAATGAGGTAGAAAGCAAATGGCATTCTTTAGAAAATTAGACTCAGGCTGGGAGTATCGGATCACCTATCGGGATCAGAGTGGGAAAAAACACGAAAAATCAAAGCGAGGTTTCAAGACTAAAACTTTAGCTAAGATTGCTGCTTCAAAGGTTGAGTCAGAACTTAATTCAAGCGTTTTAGAGCTTATGGATATGCTGTTTTATGATTATTCAAAACAGTGGGCGGAAGTTTATAAAAGGCCTCATGTCACGGCTAAGACCTGGCAAACATACAATAAGAATTTCAGGCACATTAAACACTATTTCGGAAACAAAAAAGTAAAAGACATCACACACACGTTCTATCAGCAGGTGCTCAATGATTTTGGTGCACTAGCAGCCCAACAAACGCTCGATAAATTTCACTACCAAGTTAAAGGAGCGGCTAAAGCTGCTGTCCGTGATGGCGTCATCAAATATAATTTTGCTGAAGGAGCTATTGTTAAATCCCAAAAGCCAAGACGAGCTAAAGAAGATATGTTTTTAGAAGAAAACGAATACTTACACTTAATTGATGTTGCCAGAAGTAAAATGAAATACGCTTCTTATTTCACCATCTATCTTATTGCAGTTACTGGTATGAGGTTTGCAGAAGTGCAAGGATTGACATGGAAAGACATTGATTTTGAAAGTGGATTTATAGACATCAATAAAACTTTTGATTACACGATTTCACAAGAATTTGCTCCAACCAAAAACGAAGCCTCTATTCGAAAAGTGCCTGTGGATAACCGTACAATTGAGCTTTTAAAGGTCTACAAAAACGATTACTACCAGCCAAACCGACTAGAAAGAATTTGCTTTGGCGCATCGAATAATGCCACAAATAAGGCCATTAAAAAAATGGTTGGCAGGACAGCTCCCACCAACCATTCATTGCGGCACACTTATGCTTCTTATCTGATTTTTAAAGGGGTAGATCTCATTTCTGTTTCTCAACTGCTCGGACATGAAAATTTGAACATCACTTTAAAAATTTATGCTCACCAACTCGAAAAACTGAAAGAAAAAAATGACCGTGTTGTTAAAGATATTTTTTCAAAAATCTAAAATTGACGGGTGAAAAGCGGGTGAACAGCCTCAAGTCATTGATATATCAATAGGATAAAAGGAGAGGAGGGGATTCGAACCCCCGAGCCCCGTTAAGGACTACACGCTTTCCAAGCGTGCGCACTCAGCCGCTATGCGACCTCTCCGTCAGAAAGCTGAAAAACAGCTTTTCCACTATTATATCATAATTATTCAAAATGAAAAGACCCGATTGAGTTATGACAGGCCGCCTATGCCATTTCAGTTAGTCAGTCCTCCTGCCCAGCGCCGCGTGCTGAAGCCTTTTACAAAAACTGGGCTTCAACACGATAGATAACCTGCCCCTTTTTGGAAAATTTTTCTTCATACTCGGTCATAACATTATCAGAAAAATCACTGTCATGCAAATCAAGCCAGACCTTATTTAGGAGCATCCCATACTGCGAAAAGCTGACCAGACTGTATTCGAAGAGCGAACGATTGTCTGTTTTAAAATGTATTTCTCCTTTTTGAGGCAAAATATACCGGTAAGTTTCCAGAAAAGTTTTGTAAGTCAGCCGGCGTTTTTCATGCTTTGTTTTCGGCCAAGGATCTGAAAAATTAAGGTAAAGCAGATCAACTTCCTGAGCTGCAAAGTAATTTCTCAAATCGGATCCATCAGCCAAAAGCAGACGGACATTAGCCGCCTGACTGGCTAAAACCTTATCCAGAGCATGACTGAGTACCGACACCTGCATATCAATCGCAATATAGTTGATGTCCGGATGCTTAAGGGCCATCCCCGAAATAAAAGCACCCTTACCTGATCCGACCTCAATATGAATCGGGTTGTCATTGCCGAACAGCTCCCGCCAGTGTCCCTTCATTGCTTCCGGTTGAGAAATGACGAACTGAGGATGACTTTCCAGATGCTCTTCTGCCCCTTTACGTTTTCTTACTCGCATCAGCTTTTCCTAAATAATTCTCTAAATTGCCGCAACCCGTAAATCTCTTGATTCACCTGTTCCATGTCCCGTTTGTCAAAAGATCTTAAAATTTGTGTCAAATAAGAGAGCTGTCCATACCAAAATACTTTTTGCATAACCTTTTCATTGTCTTTATAACCGTAATAGGACAGCCACTCATGCCAGTGTGTCTGCGGGATATAGTGACTCAGCAGATAGGCCACATCATACATACGGTCCGTCAGACGCACAGAGTCCCAATCTACTAGGTAAATCATACCGCTGGTTGTAATAATCCAATTGCTCCTCTTAATATCTCCATGAACAATTGTCGCCACCTCTGAGCGAAATTCCGGTAAATTCCGCTTTAGCTCTTTGACAATCGACTGCAAATAAGTATTTTCCTGAATTTGCAGTGGGGCATTATTCTCCCAGTCCACAAGCAGATCATAAGGGTTTTCAATTCTATAGCTTAACTGCAGAAGCTGGTTAACCAGGGCTCTTGATCGATGAAGCCTATTCAGAACATGAACAATCTGCTTGCTGCCCATATCTTCGCGAGTCAAAATACGGCCGTCAAGCCACTCCTGAGCGCTCATAGTGTCACCGTTGCCCATCCGCTTAGCCCATAATAGCTGCGGGGCAATCTGTTCCTTGGAGAGAGCCGGCAAAATCGGTGTTGTATTAATTTTGACAAAAACCCTCTCTCCATCTGGATAAGTGCCGACATAAGCCTTACCGCTTTCTCCTCTCAAGGGTGTTAAAGTTAAATCTTTATCTGACGAAGTCACTTTGTCCCCTCCTTTTCTTTGTCTATGAATTAGAATAATAATCAGTGTTTATTTTACT
Coding sequences within it:
- a CDS encoding helix-turn-helix transcriptional regulator — translated: MQWTLESMRVAAGLTQKELAAEFDVSDQTIAKLEKDSSDIGLKLLRKYMNKFHIKFDDIFLGKKYENFVKIKEGA
- a CDS encoding helix-turn-helix domain-containing protein, yielding MWEKINKILQEKKTTMYAVSKKAGINQNVLIDLKAGRSKRVYFDNMVKIADALDVSLDEFR
- a CDS encoding Abi-alpha family protein, which translates into the protein MSPINLKGDLTPLIESSNKILKPISEGLAGIFAFVFQKPRQYNITSEIELEELAKSTRNKYNEIPYANQTLANMRQIGKILDDSIYQLDKEQFREYYAGLIASSCDNRKCVKPFYSSLIREMSTEEADLFEYFSKYTFLFEIQITSSNHLFSNPDLYRWYWPKRYFKAKIKENFTVFRNYDRQSLEENSTPLEDIYKYDEAYSESLGIESAILFLLSKKLIQENPAYTCHQFIPSIKKFVFDTDEQAQQLVRENKFSTPKVKFNVKHKVYTLTPTGEELKDALSL
- a CDS encoding LexA family transcriptional regulator, whose amino-acid sequence is MEKEDRMKIIADNITYYRKLKGMTQKELAEKIGITPSTMSDYMNLRSAPSFGIIQKMADFFGVQKSDIDTTFKEKVDKNSDIQSIYNELHPPRQEKVLNYANKELKEQKAESVIEEPVELYEVLTTTKLAAGLGYAFNDYDTEIVYVDNKPPKHDLASFVYGDSMEPKYHSGDIVYLIDKGFSSYYGEICAVAVGDKTYLKKVYTEKGQLRLVSINPKYKDIIIDFPPAEDTHIRIFSVVGTDSTVEI
- a CDS encoding Abi family protein, which codes for MARQNKMSHRELINHLENKGVTFQQCTKGQAINFIDRNNYYYKISAFRKNFTKRGDKYQNLDFEYLKDLASLDFRIRNILLNISINTEHFIKTELTRQIDNNPKEDGYDIVKKFKDFEGEKYYKITWRKFKKSRYQNDMYIKRRDNVPYWVLLEHMDYGCLMQFLKMYYEKYKPKSLKKAYELGDNARFIRNACAHNSVFLLNIFKDDNKLENVSASVTTLASQANLLKYKNFKKVNDLLSLFALAKVYCSPDVYKYQKEDIKNFLIRCQRHKEDYKKNIELTKMFVIFQKIVAIL
- a CDS encoding site-specific integrase: MAFFRKLDSGWEYRITYRDQSGKKHEKSKRGFKTKTLAKIAASKVESELNSSVLELMDMLFYDYSKQWAEVYKRPHVTAKTWQTYNKNFRHIKHYFGNKKVKDITHTFYQQVLNDFGALAAQQTLDKFHYQVKGAAKAAVRDGVIKYNFAEGAIVKSQKPRRAKEDMFLEENEYLHLIDVARSKMKYASYFTIYLIAVTGMRFAEVQGLTWKDIDFESGFIDINKTFDYTISQEFAPTKNEASIRKVPVDNRTIELLKVYKNDYYQPNRLERICFGASNNATNKAIKKMVGRTAPTNHSLRHTYASYLIFKGVDLISVSQLLGHENLNITLKIYAHQLEKLKEKNDRVVKDIFSKI
- the trmB gene encoding tRNA (guanosine(46)-N7)-methyltransferase TrmB, producing MRVRKRKGAEEHLESHPQFVISQPEAMKGHWRELFGNDNPIHIEVGSGKGAFISGMALKHPDINYIAIDMQVSVLSHALDKVLASQAANVRLLLADGSDLRNYFAAQEVDLLYLNFSDPWPKTKHEKRRLTYKTFLETYRYILPQKGEIHFKTDNRSLFEYSLVSFSQYGMLLNKVWLDLHDSDFSDNVMTEYEEKFSKKGQVIYRVEAQFL
- the ccrZ gene encoding cell cycle regulator CcrZ, translating into MTSSDKDLTLTPLRGESGKAYVGTYPDGERVFVKINTTPILPALSKEQIAPQLLWAKRMGNGDTMSAQEWLDGRILTREDMGSKQIVHVLNRLHRSRALVNQLLQLSYRIENPYDLLVDWENNAPLQIQENTYLQSIVKELKRNLPEFRSEVATIVHGDIKRSNWIITTSGMIYLVDWDSVRLTDRMYDVAYLLSHYIPQTHWHEWLSYYGYKDNEKVMQKVFWYGQLSYLTQILRSFDKRDMEQVNQEIYGLRQFRELFRKS